A window of the Streptomyces finlayi genome harbors these coding sequences:
- a CDS encoding RecB family exonuclease — protein sequence MQCPLLYRFRVIDRLPEKPSEAATRGTLVHAVLERLFDNPAVERTAPKARALIPGQWDRLLESKPELTELFSGDAEGERLSRWLGEAEQLVERWFSLEDPTRLEPAERELFVETELESGLRLRGVIDRIDVAPTGEVRIVDYKTGKAPRPEYAEGALFQMKFYALVIWRLKGVVPRRLQLVYLGSGDVLTYDPVEADLERVERKLLALWEAIREATESGEWRPRPTKLCGWCDHRAVCPEFGGTPPVYPLSVRPAESAQDVQGRMGQVRAEAGQPVALEGP from the coding sequence ATGCAGTGTCCCCTGCTGTACCGCTTCCGGGTCATCGACAGGCTTCCCGAGAAGCCCAGTGAGGCTGCTACCCGGGGCACGCTGGTCCACGCCGTGCTTGAGCGTCTGTTCGACAACCCGGCCGTGGAGCGTACGGCTCCGAAGGCACGGGCGTTGATCCCCGGCCAGTGGGACCGGCTGCTGGAGTCGAAGCCGGAGCTGACGGAGCTGTTCTCGGGTGACGCGGAGGGTGAGCGGCTTTCGCGGTGGCTCGGCGAGGCGGAGCAGCTGGTGGAGCGCTGGTTCTCGCTGGAGGACCCGACACGGCTGGAGCCGGCAGAGCGTGAGCTGTTCGTCGAGACGGAGCTGGAGTCCGGGCTGCGGCTGCGTGGGGTGATCGACCGGATCGATGTGGCGCCGACGGGCGAGGTCCGGATCGTGGACTACAAGACGGGCAAGGCACCGCGTCCGGAGTACGCGGAGGGTGCGCTGTTCCAGATGAAGTTCTACGCCCTGGTGATCTGGCGGCTGAAGGGCGTGGTGCCCCGGCGTCTCCAGCTGGTCTACCTCGGCAGTGGTGACGTGCTGACGTACGACCCGGTCGAGGCGGACCTGGAGCGGGTGGAGCGCAAGCTGCTGGCGCTCTGGGAGGCGATCCGGGAGGCGACTGAAAGCGGCGAATGGCGGCCGCGGCCGACGAAGCTGTGCGGCTGGTGCGACCACCGTGCCGTCTGTCCGGAATTCGGCGGTACTCCCCCGGTCTACCCCCTGTCCGTGCGCCCGGCGGAATCGGCGCAGGACGTCCAGGGCAGAATGGGACAGGTCCGGGCCGAGGCCGGCCAACCGGTGGCCCTCGAAGGCCCTTAA
- the dop gene encoding depupylase/deamidase Dop, which produces MTVRRVMGIETEYGISVPGHPNANAMLTSSQIVNAYAAAMHRARRARWDFEEENPLRDARGFDLARETADSSQLTDEDIGLANVILTNGARLYVDHAHPEYSSPEITNPLDAVLWDKAGERVMAEAAERAAAIPGAQPIHLYKNNTDNKGASYGTHENYLMKRETPFSDIVRHLTPFFVSRQVVTGAGRVGIGQDGHEHGFQISQRADYFEVEVGLETTLKRPIINTRDEPHSDAEKYRRLHVIIGDANLSEISTYLKLGTTALILSMIEDGFINVDLAVDQPVRTLHQVSHDPTLKQLITLRSGRTLTAVQLQMEYFELGRKYVEERYGADADAQTKDVLTRWEDTLNRLENDPMSLSGELDWIAKKELMEGYRRRDSLDWDAPRLHLVDLQYADVRPDKGLYNRLAARGKMTRLLDESDVERARTKPPEDTRAYFRGRCLEQYADDVAAASWDSVIFDLPGQDSLQRVPTMEPLRGTREHVEGLLDRCRTAQELVRVLSGG; this is translated from the coding sequence ATGACCGTACGGCGAGTAATGGGCATCGAGACCGAGTACGGGATCTCCGTTCCCGGTCACCCCAACGCCAATGCCATGCTCACCTCGTCCCAGATCGTCAACGCCTACGCGGCGGCGATGCACCGGGCGCGCCGCGCCCGCTGGGATTTCGAGGAGGAGAATCCGCTGCGCGACGCGCGAGGCTTCGACCTCGCCCGTGAGACCGCCGACTCGAGTCAGCTCACCGACGAGGACATCGGCCTGGCCAATGTCATCCTCACCAACGGTGCCAGGCTCTACGTCGACCACGCGCACCCCGAATACAGCTCACCCGAGATCACCAACCCGCTCGACGCGGTGCTCTGGGACAAGGCCGGCGAACGGGTCATGGCCGAGGCCGCCGAGCGGGCCGCCGCGATCCCGGGCGCCCAGCCGATCCACCTCTACAAGAACAACACCGACAACAAGGGCGCCTCGTACGGCACGCACGAGAACTACCTGATGAAGCGGGAGACCCCGTTCTCGGACATCGTGCGCCATCTCACGCCCTTCTTCGTCTCCCGGCAGGTCGTCACCGGCGCGGGCCGGGTCGGCATCGGTCAGGACGGCCATGAGCACGGCTTCCAGATCAGCCAGCGCGCCGACTACTTCGAGGTCGAGGTGGGCCTGGAGACCACGCTCAAGCGCCCCATCATCAACACCCGCGACGAACCCCACTCCGATGCCGAGAAGTACCGCAGGCTGCACGTGATCATCGGTGACGCCAATCTGTCCGAGATCTCGACGTACCTCAAGCTCGGCACCACGGCACTGATCCTTTCGATGATCGAGGACGGCTTCATCAACGTCGACCTCGCCGTCGACCAGCCGGTGCGCACCCTGCACCAGGTCTCGCATGACCCGACACTGAAGCAGCTGATCACGCTCCGCAGCGGCCGGACACTCACCGCTGTGCAGCTCCAGATGGAGTACTTCGAGCTGGGCCGCAAGTACGTCGAGGAGAGGTACGGCGCCGACGCCGACGCGCAGACGAAGGACGTCCTGACCCGCTGGGAGGACACGCTCAACCGGCTGGAGAACGATCCGATGAGCCTCTCGGGGGAGCTGGACTGGATCGCGAAGAAGGAACTCATGGAGGGCTACCGGCGACGCGACAGCCTCGACTGGGACGCCCCGCGCCTGCACCTGGTGGACCTCCAGTACGCCGACGTGAGACCCGACAAGGGCCTCTACAACCGCCTGGCGGCCCGCGGGAAGATGACGCGGCTCCTGGACGAGAGCGACGTCGAGCGGGCCCGGACGAAGCCGCCTGAGGACACCAGGGCATATTTCCGTGGCCGGTGCCTGGAGCAGTACGCGGACGACGTCGCCGCGGCCTCCTGGGATTCGGTCATCTTCGATCTGCCCGGCCAGGATTCCCTGCAGCGGGTGCCCACCATGGAACCGCTGCGCGGGACACGCGAACACGTCGAGGGGCTCCTGGACCGCTGCCGTACGGCGCAAGAGCTGGTCCGGGTGCTCTCGGGCGGCTGA
- a CDS encoding site-2 protease family protein codes for MDDSGDSGRPQQGAGGTDPGAAPDKGTPKRPAEPGGGILMGRPFGVPVYVAPSWFIVAALITWVFGGQLERVLPGLGNIRYLVSLFFAIAFYASVLVHELAHTVAALRYKLPVRRIQLQFFGGVSEIEKESETPGREFVLAFVGPLLSLVLAGVFYAGMQFVDPPTVPGVLLAGLMISNLLVAAFNLLPGLPLDGGRMLRAVVWKITGKPMSGTVVAAWVGRGLAVAVLIGLPLLTHTGALGNATDEITGVETVTDALLAAILAGIIWTGAGNSLRMARLREHLPDLRARTLTRRAVPVESVTPLSEALRRANEAGARALVVVDGQGNPKGLVREAAIVGVPEHRRPWVAVSGLAQDLTDGMRIPAELAGEALLDRLKATPATEYLVVEETGEIYGVLSTIDVERAFVAAMARPSA; via the coding sequence GTGGACGACAGCGGTGACAGCGGGCGGCCGCAGCAAGGCGCAGGGGGCACGGACCCGGGCGCCGCGCCCGACAAGGGCACGCCGAAGCGACCGGCCGAACCGGGCGGCGGCATCCTGATGGGCCGCCCCTTCGGTGTGCCGGTCTACGTCGCCCCCAGCTGGTTCATCGTCGCGGCGCTCATCACGTGGGTCTTCGGCGGCCAGCTGGAGCGGGTCCTGCCCGGACTCGGGAACATCCGCTACCTGGTCTCGCTCTTCTTCGCGATCGCCTTCTACGCCTCGGTGCTCGTCCACGAGCTCGCCCACACGGTCGCGGCGCTGCGCTACAAGCTCCCGGTCCGGCGCATCCAGCTCCAGTTCTTCGGCGGCGTCTCCGAGATCGAGAAGGAGTCCGAGACCCCGGGCCGCGAATTCGTCCTCGCCTTCGTCGGCCCCCTGCTCTCGCTCGTCCTCGCCGGTGTCTTCTACGCGGGGATGCAGTTCGTCGATCCCCCCACCGTCCCCGGCGTGCTCCTCGCCGGGCTGATGATCTCCAACCTCCTCGTCGCCGCCTTCAACCTCCTCCCGGGCCTCCCGCTCGACGGCGGACGGATGCTGCGCGCCGTCGTCTGGAAGATCACCGGAAAGCCGATGAGCGGGACCGTCGTCGCCGCCTGGGTCGGCCGTGGTCTCGCCGTCGCCGTCCTCATCGGGCTCCCGCTGCTCACCCACACCGGAGCGCTCGGCAACGCAACCGACGAGATCACCGGCGTGGAGACCGTCACCGACGCCCTGCTCGCCGCGATCCTCGCCGGGATCATCTGGACGGGCGCCGGAAACAGCCTGCGCATGGCCCGCCTCCGCGAGCACCTCCCGGACCTGCGTGCCCGCACCCTCACCAGGCGCGCCGTCCCCGTGGAGTCCGTCACCCCCCTCTCCGAGGCGCTGCGCCGGGCCAACGAGGCAGGGGCCCGGGCCCTGGTCGTCGTCGACGGACAGGGCAACCCCAAGGGTCTGGTCCGGGAGGCCGCCATCGTCGGTGTTCCCGAGCACCGCCGCCCCTGGGTCGCCGTGAGCGGTCTCGCCCAGGACCTCACCGACGGCATGAGGATCCCCGCCGAACTGGCCGGCGAAGCCCTCCTCGACCGTCTCAAGGCCACGCCGGCCACCGAATACCTCGTCGTCGAGGAGACGGGGGAGATCTACGGAGTCCTCTCCACCATCGACGTCGAACGCGCTTTCGTCGCCGCGATGGCCCGCCCGAGCGCCTGA
- the prcB gene encoding proteasome subunit beta has product MEANTRSTGRLPAAFLTPGSSSFMDFLSDHSPDMLPGKRSLPPLQGAIQAPHGTTIVAASFPGGVVLAGDRRATMGNMIAQRDIEKVFPADEYSAVGIAGTAGLAVEMVKLFQLELEHFEKVEGATLSLEGKANRLSTMIRSNLAMAMQGLAVVPLFAGYDVDREKGRIFSYDVTGGRSEEVGFAATGSGSIFARGSMKKLYRDNLTEQQTLTLVVQALYDAADDDSATGGPDVARRIYPIVTVITDEGFRRLTDVESAEIAAAVLERRMEEPDGPRAALL; this is encoded by the coding sequence GTGGAAGCCAACACTCGTAGCACCGGGCGTCTACCAGCTGCCTTCCTGACGCCGGGTTCGTCCTCGTTCATGGACTTCCTGTCCGACCACTCACCCGACATGCTGCCCGGCAAGCGGAGTCTGCCGCCCCTCCAGGGGGCCATCCAGGCACCGCACGGGACGACCATCGTCGCGGCGTCCTTCCCCGGTGGCGTGGTTCTCGCCGGTGACCGACGGGCGACCATGGGGAACATGATCGCGCAGCGCGACATCGAGAAGGTCTTCCCGGCCGACGAGTACTCGGCGGTGGGTATCGCCGGTACGGCGGGTCTGGCCGTGGAGATGGTCAAGCTGTTCCAGCTGGAGCTGGAGCACTTCGAGAAGGTCGAGGGCGCCACGCTCTCCCTGGAGGGCAAGGCCAACCGGCTCTCCACGATGATCCGCAGCAATCTGGCGATGGCCATGCAGGGCCTCGCCGTCGTCCCGCTCTTCGCGGGCTACGACGTCGACCGTGAAAAGGGCCGAATCTTCTCGTACGACGTCACGGGCGGCCGTTCCGAGGAAGTCGGTTTCGCGGCCACCGGCTCCGGTTCCATCTTCGCCCGTGGATCGATGAAGAAGCTCTACCGCGACAACCTGACGGAGCAGCAGACGCTGACCCTGGTGGTGCAGGCGCTGTACGACGCGGCGGACGACGACTCGGCGACCGGCGGACCGGACGTGGCACGCCGGATCTATCCGATCGTCACCGTCATCACCGACGAGGGCTTCCGGAGGCTCACGGACGTGGAATCCGCCGAGATCGCCGCCGCCGTGCTGGAGCGCCGGATGGAAGAGCCCGACGGGCCGCGCGCCGCGCTGCTCTGA
- the prcA gene encoding proteasome subunit alpha, with the protein MSTPFYVSPQQAMADRAEYARKGIARGRSLVVLQYADGIVFVGENPSRALHKFSEIYDRIGFAAAGKYNEYENLRIGGVRYADLRGYTYDRDDVTARGLANVYAQTLGTIFSSAAEKPYEVELVVAEVGALPEGDQIYRLPHDGSIVDEHGSVAVGGNAEQISSFLDQRHRDGMTLAEALKLAVQALSREPNGGEREIPAERLEVAVLDRTRPQQRKFKRIVGRQLARLLDADGGGAPTDAPSDDETDDSGDSATGRSEAKGSGGTTEPPAED; encoded by the coding sequence GTGTCGACGCCGTTCTATGTCTCACCTCAGCAGGCCATGGCCGACCGGGCGGAATACGCCCGGAAGGGCATCGCCCGTGGTCGCAGCCTGGTTGTGCTGCAGTACGCCGACGGCATTGTGTTCGTCGGCGAGAACCCGTCCCGTGCGCTGCACAAGTTCAGCGAGATCTACGACCGGATCGGCTTCGCGGCCGCCGGCAAGTACAACGAGTACGAGAACCTCCGTATCGGCGGTGTGCGATACGCCGATCTCCGTGGATACACCTACGACCGTGATGATGTGACGGCTCGTGGTCTGGCCAACGTCTACGCGCAGACGCTCGGCACCATTTTCTCCAGTGCGGCCGAGAAGCCGTACGAGGTGGAACTGGTGGTCGCCGAGGTCGGCGCACTGCCCGAGGGCGATCAGATCTACCGGCTGCCGCACGACGGTTCGATCGTGGACGAGCACGGCTCGGTCGCGGTCGGCGGGAACGCCGAGCAGATCAGCAGCTTCCTGGACCAGCGTCACCGCGACGGCATGACGCTCGCCGAGGCGCTCAAGCTGGCCGTCCAAGCGCTGTCACGGGAGCCCAACGGCGGCGAGCGGGAGATTCCCGCCGAACGGCTGGAGGTCGCGGTCCTGGACCGCACGAGGCCGCAGCAGCGCAAGTTCAAGCGGATCGTCGGGCGCCAGCTGGCGCGCCTCCTCGACGCGGACGGCGGCGGGGCCCCGACGGACGCACCCTCCGACGACGAAACCGACGATTCCGGCGATTCGGCGACCGGGAGGAGCGAGGCCAAGGGCTCCGGTGGCACCACGGAGCCCCCTGCCGAGGACTGA
- a CDS encoding tRNA (adenine-N1)-methyltransferase, with amino-acid sequence MSEPTGAARRRGPFKVGDQVQLTDPKGRHYTFTLEAGKNFHTHKGSFPHDELIGAPEGSVVRTTGNVAYLALRPLLPDYVLSMPRGAAVVYPKDAGQILAFGDIFPGARVVEAGVGSGALSTFLLRAIGEQGMLHSYERREDFAEIAQQNVERYFGSPHPAWQLTIGDLQDNLSDTDVDRVVLDMLAPWECLEAVSKALVPGGILCAYVATTTQLSRTVESIREIGCFAEPQPWESMIRNWHVEGLAVRPDHRMIGHTGFLVTARRLADGVEAPLRRRRPSKGAYGDDYDGPGSTSSRA; translated from the coding sequence ATGTCTGAACCGACCGGTGCCGCCCGACGTCGCGGGCCCTTCAAGGTCGGGGACCAGGTACAGCTCACCGATCCCAAGGGACGCCACTACACCTTCACGCTCGAAGCCGGAAAGAATTTCCACACCCACAAGGGTTCTTTCCCGCACGACGAGCTGATCGGTGCTCCCGAGGGCAGTGTTGTCCGCACCACGGGGAACGTCGCCTACCTTGCGCTGCGCCCCCTGCTCCCCGACTACGTCCTGTCCATGCCCCGCGGTGCCGCCGTGGTCTACCCGAAGGACGCGGGGCAGATCCTGGCCTTCGGCGACATCTTCCCCGGCGCCCGCGTCGTGGAGGCCGGCGTCGGATCCGGTGCACTGAGCACCTTCCTCCTGCGCGCCATCGGCGAGCAGGGAATGCTGCACTCCTACGAGCGCCGCGAAGACTTCGCCGAGATCGCCCAGCAGAACGTCGAGCGCTACTTCGGCTCCCCGCACCCCGCCTGGCAGCTCACCATCGGCGACCTCCAGGACAACCTCTCGGACACCGACGTGGACCGTGTCGTCCTGGACATGCTCGCGCCCTGGGAGTGCCTGGAAGCCGTCTCCAAGGCACTCGTGCCCGGCGGCATCCTCTGCGCGTACGTCGCCACCACCACCCAGCTCTCGCGGACCGTCGAGTCCATCCGCGAGATCGGCTGCTTCGCCGAACCGCAGCCCTGGGAATCGATGATCCGCAACTGGCACGTCGAGGGCCTGGCCGTCCGTCCCGACCACCGGATGATCGGCCACACCGGCTTCCTCGTCACCGCGCGCCGCCTGGCGGACGGCGTCGAGGCCCCGCTGCGCCGTCGCCGCCCTTCCAAGGGCGCCTACGGAGACGACTACGACGGCCCGGGCAGCACCTCTTCCCGAGCCTGA
- the arc gene encoding proteasome ATPase, with protein sequence MAAHDDDINRGIRPGRGSEDPAGQVVYLEQEIAVLRRKLADSPRHTRILEERIVELQTNLAGVSAQNERLANTLREARDQIVALKEEVDRLAQPPAGFGVFLQSIEDGTCDIFTGGRKLRVNVSPSVDLEDLRRGQEVMLNEALNVVEAMAFERAGDIVTLKEILEDGERALVIGHTDEERVVRLAEPLMDMTIRPGDSLLLEPRSGYVYEVVPKSEVEELVLEEVPDIDYDKIGGLGDQIELIRDAVELPYLHPDLFKEHELRPPKGILLYGPPGCGKTLIAKAVANSLAKKVAEVTGQPAGKSYFLNIKGPELLNKYVGETERHIRLVFQRAREKASEGTPVIVFFDEMESLFRTRGSGVSSDVENTIVPQLLAEIDGVEGLENVIVIGASNREDMIDPAILRPGRLDVKIKIERPDAEAAKDIFAKYLTPSLPIHSEDLAEHAGSRPGATHAMIQSVVERMYTESEENRFLEVTYANGDKEVLYFKDFNSGAMIQNIVDRAKKMAIKAFLEHGQKGLRVSHLLQACVDEFKENEDLPNTTNPDDWARISGKKGERIVFIRTLVTGKQGADTGRSIDTVANTGQYL encoded by the coding sequence GTGGCAGCCCACGACGACGACATCAACCGCGGCATCCGGCCCGGGCGGGGGTCAGAAGACCCAGCCGGCCAGGTTGTCTATCTCGAGCAGGAAATCGCCGTCCTGCGACGTAAGCTCGCCGACTCTCCGCGTCATACGAGGATTCTCGAAGAGCGGATCGTCGAGTTGCAGACCAACCTGGCCGGCGTGTCCGCCCAGAACGAGCGGCTCGCCAATACGCTCCGCGAGGCCCGAGACCAGATCGTGGCCCTCAAAGAGGAGGTCGACCGGCTCGCACAGCCGCCGGCCGGCTTCGGTGTCTTCCTGCAGTCCATCGAGGACGGCACCTGCGATATTTTCACCGGGGGCCGCAAGCTCCGGGTGAACGTCAGCCCAAGCGTCGACCTCGAAGACCTCAGGCGAGGTCAGGAAGTCATGCTCAACGAAGCGCTCAACGTGGTCGAGGCCATGGCGTTCGAGCGGGCCGGGGACATCGTCACCCTCAAGGAGATCCTCGAGGACGGCGAGCGTGCTCTGGTGATCGGGCACACCGACGAGGAACGGGTGGTGCGGCTCGCGGAGCCGCTGATGGACATGACCATCCGTCCCGGCGACTCCCTGTTGCTGGAACCCAGATCCGGCTACGTCTACGAAGTGGTCCCGAAGAGCGAGGTCGAGGAACTGGTCCTCGAAGAGGTCCCGGACATCGACTACGACAAGATCGGCGGTCTGGGCGACCAGATCGAACTGATCCGCGACGCGGTCGAGCTTCCGTACCTCCACCCCGACCTCTTCAAGGAGCACGAGCTGCGGCCGCCGAAGGGCATCCTGCTCTACGGTCCACCCGGCTGCGGCAAGACTCTGATCGCCAAGGCCGTGGCCAACTCACTGGCCAAGAAGGTCGCCGAGGTCACCGGACAGCCCGCGGGGAAGAGCTACTTCCTCAATATCAAGGGCCCCGAGCTCCTCAACAAGTACGTCGGCGAGACCGAGCGGCACATTCGCCTGGTCTTTCAGCGTGCCCGGGAGAAGGCGAGCGAGGGCACCCCCGTCATCGTCTTCTTCGACGAGATGGAATCCCTCTTCCGCACCCGTGGTTCCGGTGTCAGCTCGGACGTGGAGAACACCATCGTTCCCCAGCTGCTCGCCGAGATCGACGGTGTGGAGGGACTGGAGAACGTCATCGTCATCGGCGCCTCCAACCGCGAGGACATGATCGACCCCGCCATCCTGCGGCCCGGCCGACTCGATGTGAAGATCAAGATCGAGCGTCCGGACGCGGAGGCCGCGAAGGACATCTTCGCGAAGTACCTGACGCCTTCGCTGCCGATCCACTCGGAGGATCTGGCCGAGCACGCCGGCTCCAGGCCCGGCGCCACTCACGCCATGATCCAGTCCGTCGTGGAGAGGATGTACACCGAGTCCGAGGAGAACCGCTTCCTGGAGGTCACCTACGCCAACGGTGACAAGGAAGTCCTGTACTTCAAGGACTTCAACTCGGGCGCGATGATTCAGAACATCGTCGACCGGGCAAAGAAGATGGCCATCAAGGCATTCCTCGAACACGGCCAAAAGGGCCTTCGCGTCTCCCATCTCCTCCAGGCATGTGTGGACGAGTTCAAGGAGAACGAGGACCTTCCCAACACGACGAACCCGGACGACTGGGCCAGGATTTCCGGAAAGAAGGGTGAGCGGATCGTCTTCATCCGCACACTCGTCACCGGAAAGCAGGGTGCGGACACCGGACGCTCCATCGACACAGTGGCAAATACCGGGCAGTACCTCTAG
- a CDS encoding ubiquitin-like protein Pup gives MATKDTGGGQQKATRSNEEAEEQARDAQASEDLAERQEKLSDDVDSVLDEIDDVLEENAEDFVRSFVQKGGQ, from the coding sequence ATGGCGACCAAGGACACCGGCGGCGGACAGCAGAAGGCGACGCGTTCCAACGAGGAGGCCGAGGAGCAGGCGCGGGACGCGCAGGCTTCCGAGGACCTCGCGGAGCGACAGGAGAAGCTGAGCGACGACGTCGACTCGGTCCTGGACGAGATCGACGACGTCCTGGAAGAGAACGCCGAGGACTTCGTTCGCTCGTTCGTTCAGAAGGGTGGACAGTAG
- a CDS encoding ferredoxin: protein MTVRQDAPGDSGTQDLEVWIDQDLCTGDGICVQYAPEVFELDIDGLAYVKSGEDELLQDKGATTPVPLPLLQDVVDSAKECPGDCIHVRRVSDSVEVFGPDAA, encoded by the coding sequence ATGACCGTGCGGCAGGACGCTCCGGGCGACAGCGGAACACAGGATCTGGAGGTCTGGATCGACCAGGACCTCTGCACGGGCGACGGTATCTGCGTGCAGTACGCACCCGAGGTGTTCGAGCTGGACATCGATGGCCTGGCGTACGTGAAGAGCGGGGAGGACGAGCTCCTCCAGGACAAGGGCGCCACGACGCCGGTGCCGCTGCCGCTCCTCCAGGACGTGGTGGACTCGGCCAAGGAGTGCCCGGGCGACTGCATCCATGTACGACGCGTTTCGGACAGCGTCGAAGTTTTCGGTCCGGACGCGGCCTGA
- a CDS encoding LacI family DNA-binding transcriptional regulator — MTSAQQPAPARPTSRDVARAAGVSQATVSLVLGDKWRGRVSETTAVRVRDSAASLGYRPNLAARSLRLGSTRTALLVVPALTNEFFARVYTGAAGVAAAHDFGVVLYPSPDGTGPARDPFASARASLDGVIASSMATEALGALRGAGLPLVMLDSDPADPGAAAQVNLDIADGMRQVTEHLLDLGHRRFVHLASAVDSWTFAVRAGALRDTVRGVPSAVVRTVPAALDVTAGREAVERALAAPGPLPTAIVCDDDILAAGACKAVRRRGLRVPEDISVTGFDDLALATAVEPELTTVRLPAEQVGERGMEALLAVLDGRPAKPGRLPVHLVVRGSTATAPALP, encoded by the coding sequence GTGACCAGCGCGCAGCAGCCCGCCCCGGCACGGCCCACCAGCCGGGACGTGGCACGGGCGGCCGGAGTCTCCCAGGCCACCGTGTCCCTCGTGCTCGGCGACAAGTGGCGGGGAAGGGTGTCGGAAACCACAGCGGTACGCGTACGGGACAGCGCCGCCTCGCTCGGATATCGGCCGAATCTCGCCGCCCGCAGCCTCCGTCTCGGCAGCACCCGGACGGCGCTCCTCGTCGTCCCCGCGCTCACCAACGAATTCTTCGCCCGGGTCTACACGGGCGCGGCCGGCGTCGCCGCAGCACATGACTTCGGGGTCGTGCTGTACCCGTCGCCGGACGGCACGGGCCCGGCCAGGGACCCCTTCGCCTCGGCCCGTGCGTCGCTGGACGGTGTGATCGCCTCGTCCATGGCAACCGAGGCCCTGGGGGCGCTGCGCGGCGCCGGACTGCCTCTCGTGATGCTGGACAGCGACCCTGCCGATCCGGGCGCGGCGGCGCAGGTGAACCTCGATATCGCCGACGGCATGCGGCAGGTGACGGAACATCTGCTGGACCTGGGCCACCGCCGGTTCGTCCACCTCGCCTCCGCCGTGGATTCCTGGACGTTCGCGGTCCGCGCCGGGGCGCTGCGTGACACCGTGCGCGGGGTGCCGAGTGCGGTCGTACGCACCGTCCCCGCCGCGCTCGATGTCACGGCCGGGCGAGAAGCCGTGGAACGGGCGCTGGCGGCCCCGGGGCCTCTTCCGACGGCCATCGTCTGCGACGACGACATCCTGGCCGCAGGAGCCTGCAAGGCGGTCCGCAGACGCGGACTGCGGGTACCGGAGGACATCTCGGTGACCGGCTTCGACGACCTCGCGCTGGCGACGGCCGTGGAGCCGGAGCTCACCACGGTGCGGCTCCCCGCCGAGCAGGTGGGCGAGCGAGGCATGGAGGCCCTGCTGGCCGTTCTGGACGGCCGCCCGGCGAAGCCCGGCAGGCTGCCCGTACACCTGGTGGTACGCGGCTCGACCGCGACCGCCCCGGCCCTCCCCTGA
- a CDS encoding response regulator, with protein sequence MAIRVLLVDDQPLLRTGFRMILEAEGDLAVVGEAGDGLQAIDQVRALQPDVVLMDIRMPRMDGVEATRQITGPGRDGPAKVLVLTTFDLDEYVVEALRAGASGFLLKDAPANELVQAIRVVAAGEAMLAPSITRRLLDKYADHLPSGEDPVPDALHTLTDREVEVLKLVARGLSNAEVAADLFVSETTVKTHVGHVLTKLRLRDRVQAAVYAYESGLVRPGAQ encoded by the coding sequence GTGGCGATCCGCGTCCTTCTGGTCGATGACCAACCGCTGCTGCGCACCGGCTTCCGGATGATCCTGGAGGCGGAGGGGGATCTCGCGGTGGTCGGCGAGGCCGGCGACGGTCTGCAGGCCATCGATCAGGTGCGGGCGCTGCAGCCCGATGTCGTACTGATGGACATCCGGATGCCCCGGATGGACGGGGTCGAGGCGACCCGGCAGATCACCGGACCGGGCCGCGACGGCCCGGCGAAGGTGCTGGTGCTGACCACCTTCGATCTCGACGAGTACGTGGTGGAGGCGCTGCGCGCCGGAGCCAGTGGCTTCCTCCTCAAGGACGCTCCGGCCAACGAACTGGTGCAGGCGATCAGGGTGGTCGCGGCGGGGGAGGCGATGCTGGCGCCCAGCATCACGCGCCGGCTGCTCGACAAGTACGCGGACCATCTGCCGTCCGGCGAGGACCCGGTCCCGGACGCCCTGCACACGCTGACGGACCGTGAGGTCGAGGTGCTGAAACTGGTGGCGCGCGGACTGTCCAACGCGGAGGTCGCCGCAGACCTGTTCGTCAGCGAGACGACCGTCAAGACCCATGTGGGCCACGTACTGACGAAGCTCCGTCTGCGCGACCGCGTGCAGGCCGCCGTGTACGCGTACGAGAGCGGACTGGTGCGCCCCGGCGCCCAGTGA